A region of the Drosophila subobscura isolate 14011-0131.10 chromosome J, UCBerk_Dsub_1.0, whole genome shotgun sequence genome:
cttttcGGAACTCCACCCCCAATGTAAAAGTGTTAGATGTGAACAAAAACTTATCtcaattttgtgtgtatgtctgcgagaaatttaaataaatgaaacttAATCGACATCTGGCATAACATTATCTACAGGGTATAGCAAGTGATATCTGATGCAGGTTCTTGTGGTTTCTGTGGGGTAACCAAACACTTTCCTTACggtatagagagagagattataACATGAGTTTATATTTGGGTACACAACgagtataataataatcgttAGATAAGATTGCAAAAGTGTTTTCTACTCGAGCTGGGGCTTCCAGAAGTCGGGTATCTGAATCTCCTGGGTGTCGCCCAGCTCCAGCATGAGAACTGCCCCATTCTGGGCCTGCTCCATGGCCTGCACGAGATTCCTGGCACAGTCCTCTGGCTTCTGGCGCTTCACCCTCTGGAACATGTCCAACATGGGTGTGTGGTAGGTGAAGGTCGTCTTGCTGGAGATGTCGTCCAGCAGTGGCGTCTCAGTGAATCCCGGACAAATGGTCACAAAGCTCACACCCGAGTGGGCGTAGTAAATGGGATTCTAAAGAGGGGAAAAGAGTCAGAACAGAAGGATGACCTCCAATGGGGACTTACAGCCATGGAGCGTGTGAAGGTTGTAACGCCAGTCTTGGCTGCCGAATAGATGGCCATCAGAGCCGTGGGCTGGAGTCCAGCCACCGAGGAAATGTTTACTATGAGTCCACCCCTGCCACCCTTTGACTTGTCCATGTACTCCAGGGCAGCCAAAGTGCTCTGGATGACGCCCAGCTAAAAGGGGGAAACGCAGGACAAGTTCTTAGTTATCCCAGATCATCCTCAGAGAACGTTCCCTTACCAAGTTAATCTGAATGGTGAGCTCCACCAGGCGATCGTTCATCAGTCCACAGCCATTGACGACCACATCAAAGTGTCCCAGTCGCTCAGCGGTTGCCTTGTAGGCCGCCTCGATGTCCTCCTTCCGGGTGATGTCCACTTTTTGGTAGAAGATCTCCGTGCCCGGACTGCCTGCCCGCCACTCGGCCAACGCCTCAGCATTCTCCGTCATGTCAAAGACGGCCAGTGCCTAAAAGTTTGACTGCATTAAGTGGGCCATCAGCCGAGAGCGAGAACCCACCTTCAGCTGCCGCCGGAGCAGCTCTTGCACACACTTCTGGCCAATGCCGCCGAATCCTCCAAGGTAAACCACATTCTTGCCAGCCAAATCCATGTCGCTGTTGCTCTAATGGTCGGATCGGGTGAACTGCGTTCCACGACGGACGTTGTACTACTGATAAACAGAATCCAAAGTGCTAACTGGGGGGCCGAAGCTTTTGCTCTCGAGAGCGGCAACTTCCGACTGAAATTTAATTCGATTAAAGTGCAAActagagagtggagagtgatACTGATAGGGGGAGTACAAGTCGGGGAACATCAAGAGAAATGGAAGGGAAAGGTTCAATGATCTTTCAGAACTACTATCAGTAAACCAAGACGGATCCAAGAGATCTTTTAGGCATTGAAATGAAGAAATCGCTTGCCAAAGTGTTACCAAAGAGACTTCCCTTTTTCCGTGCTTGCTGGCAATCAGGTTGTGGTTTCCATATCCGTACGAGTGGAGACTTTTGGAGTGATTGCGCAACCTGCAGCCCCATGCCGCGACATCCGACTGCCACCGATCTCAATATTAAGTTCACTGTTGCAACATCCGTGTGGTGGCGGTGCCGGCAGTGGTAGCCGTAGCACCAATTGACAATCGCATCATATCGGTTGGCAGATTTCGAGGTCATTGTGCAGAGGCGCCACTCGGGttaccacccacccacaggtGGTATAAAAACCCAACggaacaccaacagcagcatcactttgagtttcagttgcagCTTCAACGGATTCCGAGGAGGATGCACCACTTCATTTGGACAACAATTGTGGGTCTGCTGGCCCTCGCATCGGCGGCCAATGTTCCACGTCTCCGATCCGATtatgagcagagcagaacggAGGTCAGAGCTGGCCGCCGCTACCAGGAGCAGGACACGGCCCGCGCCTTCTACTCCTACGGCTACAGCGACGACACTGCCGCCCGGGCAGAGTACTCCTCCCGCGATGGCTCCTCCAGGGGCTTCTACTCGTATGTGGATGCCGACGGCAAGCTGCAGACGGTGCGCTACGAGGCCAGTCGGGGCCAGGGCTTCAAGGCGGAGGGCAGCAGTCTGCCGCAGGCGCCCGTCGATGAGGGAAAGCCGCCGCTGCCCGTCGCCGACACggaggaggtgcagcaggCGCGTTCCGCGCATCTGAATGCCCTGCGGGAGGCCCGAGAGGAGTCCGATAGAACGCAGCAAGAAGGCAGGGCCCGAGCCAATGCCAATGAAGCTGAGGAGCGGAATCTCAGCGATGAGGATGCCGACATTCTGGAGCGGGTGCGAGCACAGCTGTCGGCCATGCTGGCGGATCGTCAGCGATCCAGCAATCTGCCGCAGATCAACGAAGCCACGGAGGATGAGCGGCAGACCGCAGCAGAGGATCAAAGGAAGGGCGATCGAGAGGCTGAGGAGGATGCCCGCCTGCGCACCGTCTACTCCCTGGGGGATCTCAGCTCGAGCAGCTACCTGAAGCTGGGCGACCTGCAGGATCGTTTGAGCTTGCGCAGCGGCGATCTCCGAGTGCCGGTTGGGGCCTACTACACCCTCGTCTCGCCCAGCGCCCAGTACAGCGTGACGACGCCCACGGAGCTGAGAACGCTGCGTCCCGTGGCCCTCAGTCGCAGTTTGTTGGTGAGCAAACGCAACTGATGGGAGGATCAGTGATGGACTGGAGGATGGATTCTATGAATAAATGCAAGACAGCGCACCATTGTGCCAAATGCGAGTGagttttcatttgcaatttccaCTTTGCAATTTGCAGGATTTATTGGCTCAACAATTAACAGAAGATCTCAACCAGAGCAAAGATCAGACGCGCACTGGCAGATAGTCCCTCGAGGGCGGGCTCTGAGTGCCAGTCTGGGACTTGTGGTAGTTGTAGACGTATCCAGTGAGTTGATGAGGCTGATGGACGTACAGCGGCTGGGATCGGACAGCGATCGTTGGGATTGATTGGACTGCGACTCGAATGAGCTGCTTCTCGCTGAGCAGTTGGTTGCGCAGCTTCTCGGCCTCGAACCGCTTGAAGAAGGCCACCTTGGCGGCAGCCACCTCAGGTGTGTCCTGCACGGGCTGCGGCAGCTCCACGACAGAGGAATCTCCTGCCAGCCGCAGCTTGGCCTGCGCATGCGCCGCCAGGTGCTGGGCCCTCAGGGCTGCCACCTCGGGCGTCTCCTCGTTGGCCCGCTGCTGGCCGTGGCTGGAGCTGACGCGGAAGCCCTCGGTGTCTGCCACATAGTCCGTGGTCTGGGTCTCGCCCCGGGCATCCACGTAGGAGAAGGTGCCGCGAATGACTCCATCCACAGTGCGTGTCTCGTGCTTGGAGTACAGCGGCGCCACATACCCATAGGAGTACTGTCCGTGCTCGTCCTGCGTGTGGTACTGCGACACGCTGTCGCCCGCAGGCGGCGCTCCATATTCCAGCAGCGGGGAGGCCACAGCACTGGCGATGATCATCAGGCAAAGTAGATTGAGGGAATGCATCTTGATTGTATGGTTCGCGATTCGTGACTTCTTTTTTGGGGCGCTGCTAGTGTCGTGGACTAGTACTCGCTCTAGAGAACTCTGTGCTGGCATCGATTGGGGATTCTGCTTTTTATACGCGGCCAGGTCggatgtctctctctctgtgacaGCCGAAAATTCGTACAATTTCGTGAGTTCTCAGGAAGGTCGTCTGGTTC
Encoded here:
- the LOC117894809 gene encoding alcohol dehydrogenase, with the protein product MDLAGKNVVYLGGFGGIGQKCVQELLRRQLKALAVFDMTENAEALAEWRAGSPGTEIFYQKVDITRKEDIEAAYKATAERLGHFDVVVNGCGLMNDRLVELTIQINLLGVIQSTLAALEYMDKSKGGRGGLIVNISSVAGLQPTALMAIYSAAKTGVTTFTRSMANPIYYAHSGVSFVTICPGFTETPLLDDISSKTTFTYHTPMLDMFQRVKRQKPEDCARNLVQAMEQAQNGAVLMLELGDTQEIQIPDFWKPQLE
- the LOC117894805 gene encoding uncharacterized protein LOC117894805 produces the protein MHHFIWTTIVGLLALASAANVPRLRSDYEQSRTEVRAGRRYQEQDTARAFYSYGYSDDTAARAEYSSRDGSSRGFYSYVDADGKLQTVRYEASRGQGFKAEGSSLPQAPVDEGKPPLPVADTEEVQQARSAHLNALREAREESDRTQQEGRARANANEAEERNLSDEDADILERVRAQLSAMLADRQRSSNLPQINEATEDERQTAAEDQRKGDREAEEDARLRTVYSLGDLSSSSYLKLGDLQDRLSLRSGDLRVPVGAYYTLVSPSAQYSVTTPTELRTLRPVALSRSLLVSKRN
- the LOC117894810 gene encoding uncharacterized protein LOC117894810, whose amino-acid sequence is MHSLNLLCLMIIASAVASPLLEYGAPPAGDSVSQYHTQDEHGQYSYGYVAPLYSKHETRTVDGVIRGTFSYVDARGETQTTDYVADTEGFRVSSSHGQQRANEETPEVAALRAQHLAAHAQAKLRLAGDSSVVELPQPVQDTPEVAAAKVAFFKRFEAEKLRNQLLSEKQLIRVAVQSIPTIAVRSQPLYVHQPHQLTGYVYNYHKSQTGTQSPPSRDYLPVRV